Proteins encoded in a region of the Dreissena polymorpha isolate Duluth1 chromosome 6, UMN_Dpol_1.0, whole genome shotgun sequence genome:
- the LOC127835994 gene encoding uncharacterized protein LOC127835994, translating into MNQRCFIIQKGGVLGFSGCVEHTSAISQLIREAKVNKSDLTVVWLDLANAYGSIPHKLIESAFQYYHIHEHIKGMINAYFSGMKLHFMVGEKMTAWQRLEKGIVTGCTISVVLFVMGMNLIINPANKETRGPKTSTGLHLPTNRGFMDDLTVTTQTHIQPRWVLKVLEKAATWDRMNFKPKKSRSLVIKRGSVTKRFTLQVQGEDIPSIMDSPIKCLGKWFDSSLSDKANVERIRSQLQEGLKQIDKSALPGKFKAWLFQNALLPRLMWPLLLYEIPTSSVECLERKISRHLRRWLGIPPSFTSIGLYGRSNQLQLPLSSLVEEFKVAKTRLVVTLKQSQDSAIRNAGIETRTGRKWSASQAVEQAEKRLQQKDIVGITAVGRQGLGSSKITLWSSAGNMERRRMVQDEVRAAEEEDRGAKAVAMGGTRALTQGRYRWRHDSVLQELADKLERERTKKRPRQKPQMIQFVKEGQKAPKKLQPTSSVLDESDQWKMSVDLKQKLVFPNIIQTTLRPDIVLWSTKDKCLIMRIPSTVAVENVQCLGHQRSRQEESSGQTESSSRKGIQLVVDEERREELKAYHQHVVSDQHCGPAAWRVSCD; encoded by the exons ATGAACCAGAGGTGCTTCATAA TTCAGAAGGGTGGAGTGCTAGGCTTCTCAGGGTGTGTGGAACATACCAGTGCCATCAGCCAGCTCATTAGAGAAGCAAAGGTGAACAAATCAGACCTGACTGTAGTATGGCTAGACCTTGCAAACGCCTACGGATCTATTCCACATAAGCTCATCGAATCAGCCTTCCAGTACTACCATATCCATGAACACATCAAAGGGATGATCAATGCGTACTTCAGTGGAATGAAACTGCACTTCATGGTTGGCGAGAAGATGACAGCTTGGCAGAGACTGGAGAAGGGAATAGTGACCGGGTGTACCATCTCAGTTGTCCTGTTTGTGATGGGCATGAACCTCATAATCAACcctgcaaacaaagaaacccgCGGGCCTAAGACATCTACAGGGTTACACCTGCCAACAAACAGAGGCTTCATGGACGATCTGACAGTGACaacacagacacacatacaaCCAAGATGGGTACTGAAGGTATTGGAGAAGGCAGCCACCTGGGATAGAATGAATTTCAAACCCAAGAAGTCCAGAAGTCTGGTTATCAAGCGCGGATCAGTCACAAAACGATTCACCCTACAAGTCCAAGGAGAAGACATACCATCAATTATGGACAGTCCCATAAAGTGCCTGGGCAAGTGGTTTGATTCGAGCCTTAGTGACAAAGCAAACGTAGAGCGCATCAGATCACAGCTCCAGGAAGGGCTGAAACAAATCGACAAATCCGCTTTACCAGGAAAATTCAAGGCATGGCTCTTCCAGAATGCACTTCTCCCCAGACTGATGTGGCCCCTCTTGCTATATGAAATACCTACATCCTCTGTCGAATGCTTGGAGAGAAAGATCAGCAGACACCTGCGCCGATGGCTGGGAATACCACCAAGCTTTACCAGCATCGGATTGTATGGGCGATCGAACCAGCTACAACTCCCGCTATCATCACTAGTGGAGGAGTTCAAAGTTGCAAAGACACGACTGGTAGTGACGCTCAAGCAATCACAGGACAGTGCAATCCGAAATGCTGGGATTGAAACTAGGACAGGGAGAAAGTGGTCAGCAAGCCAAGCAGTCGAACAGGCCGAGAAAAGACTCCAGCAAAAAGACATTGTCGGCATCACAGCTGTAGGCAGACAGGGGCTAGGCAGCTCCAAGATAACATTATGGAGCTCTGCTGGAAACATGGAAAGGAGGAGAATGGTGCAAGATGAAGTCAGAGCAGCAGAAGAAGAAGACAGAGGAGCGAAAGCTGTGGCTATGGGTGGCACCaggg CCCTCACCCAAGGACGCtacaggtggagacacgacaGTGTTCTTCAGGAACTCGCTGACAAGTTGGAGCGCGAGAGGACCAAGAAGAGGCCCAGACAGAAACCCCAAATGATTCAGTTCGTGAAGGAAGGACAAAAGGCGCCTAAAAAACTGCAGCCTACCAGTTCTGTATTAGATGAATCTGATCAGTGGAAAATGTCTGTTGACCTGAAGCAAAAGCTAGTGTTCCCGAACATTATCCAGACAACATTAAGGCCTGACATTGTGTTGTGGTCCACTAAAGATAAGTGTCTGATCATG AGGATTCCCAGCACAGTCGCTGTGGAGAATGTTCAGTGCCTTGGGCATCAAAGGAGCAGACAGGAAGAGAGCAGTGGGCAAACTGAGTCTAGCAGCAGAAAGGGCATCCAGTTGGTTGTGGATGAAGAGAGAAGAGAGGAGCTCAAAGCCTACCACCAACacgtagtgtctgatcaacactgcggGCCCGCCGCCTGGAGAGTGTCCTGTGATTAA